GCCGCGATCGCCGCGATGAAGTTCCTCGCGGGTCTGACCGCGGTCGCCCTGACCGGGGCGCTGGCCCGCTTCATCCCGGTGGCGGGCCGGGCCACGGGGCGGCTCATCTTCCGTACGTACGCGGGCAGTTCGCTGATCGTGGCAGTGGCCGCGGTCGTCTTCCTGCTGACGCTGGACGTGTGGGGGCCGTCGTACCGCTTCCTGCACGGGCCCCTCAACGGCCTCGGGTTCATCGCGGCCGTCATCGCCTGGAACGTGCTCACACTCCAGGACGGTGTGCTCACAGGGCTGCGCAACGCGCTCTGGGTGCCGGTCGGCAACACCGTGTTCTCCGCCGTGAAGTTGGGACTGCTGGTCGCCTTCGCGGTGGCGATCCCCACGGCCGGAGTGTTCGTGTCCTGGGTCGCGGCCATCGCGATGTCCGTACTGCCGCTGGGCTGGCTGGTGTTCCGGCGTCTGGTGCCCCGGCATGTGAAGGCCACCGAGGGCCGCACCCAGCCGCCGTCACTCAAGGAGATCGGGCGCTTCCTCGCCGGCGACTACACCGGATCGCTGTTCTCGCTCGCCGTCGTCTATCTGATCCCGGTGATCATCGCCTCGCAGGTCAGCTCCGAGGACAACGCGTACTTCTACATCACCACGACGATCGGCGGCACCTGCAACCTGCTCGCCATCAACATGGGCGCCTCCCTGACCGTCGAGGGCTCGCACGACCCGGGACGGCTGGCCGCCAACACCCGTGCCGCGCTCAAACGGATGGTCCGGATCATGCTGCCGGTGGCGTCCGTCCTGTTCTTCGGGGCGCCCTGGATCCTCGGCGTGTTCGGCGAGGGCTACGCGGACGCGGCCACCCCGCTGCTGCGCTGGTTCGCAATCGGCGCGGTGCTCCGGGTCGTCATGGAGACCTATTTCGCGGTACTGCGCGCACAGAGCCGCACCGCCGGACTCGCCTGGATGCAGGGCCTGTTGTGCGTGCTGGTGCTCGGCCTGACGCTGCTGCTGCTGCCCCGCATGGGGCTGACCGGAGCGGGCGTCGCCGAGATCTCCTCGCTCGCGGTGATCGTCACGATCGCCGCACCCAAGCTGTACCGGACGATCCGGCAGGCACCGGCCGCCGAGATCCCCGCGGGCGCCGCTCCCGACGGTGATCTCGCCGACCTCGGGGCACGCGAGGTCACGGTCACCGGCCGCACCCGCCGCCCCGGCTGGGCGCTCGACCAGGACACCCTGGCCCTGGGCATACACGTCGACTTCGACCACCAGGAACGCCGCCCCGACGTACGCCCGGGCCCCGGCACCCCGCCCACCGGCACGCCCGTGGACCGGCCGGCTCGCGACCGGCCGACCTGGGCGCTGCGCAAGCTGCCCGACCCCGGACTGCCCGTGGAGAACCGGGAGCCCGGCTCCGAGTCCTCCCTCGGACCGTCCGAGCCCGAGGTGGACGCACCGTTCGAGGTGACCTTCGACGCCGGCCAGGAAGCCGTACCGGGAGCGGAACCCGAGGTAAGGGAAGAGGCGGCCTTCCCCACGGAGTCGGCGCAGCCGCCGGGACCGCTTCCGCCGCGCTCATGGCGGGAACGGCTGCGGCCCACCCGGAGCGGAGTCGTCCTCGCCTGTGTGCTGGTCGCCGCGCTCCTGCTGTACTGGGTGCCCGCGGCCCGCCTGGGCGAGTCGGACCTGGACCGGATGGGCGGGCTCGGGCTGATCTCGATCCTGCCGCCGGCGACCCTGCTCGGAGCGGCCCTGCTGGTCGTGGTCTTCGCCTCGCTGCTGTGGCTGGGCCGTGAGCACAAGGCGCTGCTGCTGGTCACGCTGGTGGCGACGGTGGTCTCCCTGCACGCGCTGCCCGCGGTGATCGAGGTGGAGCCCCGGTTCGCGACGGCCTGGCAGCACCTCGGGTTCATCGACTACATCGACCGGACCGGTTCCGCGGTCCCCGACCTGGACGCGCGCTGGAGCTGGCCGGGCTTCTTCGCGGTGGCCGCGTTCGTCGCGCGGGCCTGTGGGGTCACGGACTTCACCGAGGTCATCCGATGGTGGCCGACCGCGATCCAACTCGCCTACCTGGTACCGATGTTCCTGCTCGTCCGGCACATGCGGGCGAGCTGGCGGGCCAAGTGGACCGGCATCTGGATCTTCGTGCTCAGCGGCTGGGTGGGCCAGGACTACTTCTCCCCGCAGGGCTTCACCTATCTGCTGTACCTGGTGTTCGTGGCCGTCCTGCTCGTCTGGTTCCGGGCACCCCGTGTGATCTGGACGAAGAGGCGCCCCGGCGAGGCGGAGGTCGAACCGACCAACCGACGCCAACGGGCTGTTCTGCTCGCGGTGTTGATCGGTCTGTTCGCGGCGAGCGTGCCGGCCCACCAGCTCACCCCGTTCATGATGCTCGGTGTGCTGGCGGCACTCGTAGTGTTCCGCCGCAGCGAACTGCGGGGCCTGCCCGTGCTGTTCGCCGTGATGGTGACCGCCTGGATCTGCTACATGGCCGAACCGTACTGGTCGGGCCATTTCGACGACCTGTTCGGCGGGGTCGGCGGCGTCGGCGGCAACGTGTCCTCGTCGGTCTCCGGCCGTATCGAGGGCGGCAGTTCGACGCACAAGTTGGTTCTGTACGTACGCGTCCTGCTGGCCGGCGGTGTCATGGCACTGGCCTGCTACGGCTGGTGGCGACGGCGCGACCACAAGTACCGGGAAGCTGCTCTGCTCGTCCTCACGTTCATCCCGTTCCTCGGCTTCGGCATGCAGTCGTACGGCGGTGAAATGGCGCTGCGCGTCTTCATGTTCGCCCTGCCGGGTGCCGGTCTGCTCGCCGCGCTGGCGCTTTTCCCGCGCACCGGCGTCACCGCCAAGGAGCGCGAGCGGGACCGGGTGAGCCTCGCTCCGGTGGCCGCGTTCATGGCGGGTCTGCTGCTCATCGGGGGCTTCCTGGTCGCCCGTTGGGGCAATGAGCCGTTCGAGCGGATCCAGCCCGGCGAGGTCGCCGCGATGGACTACGTCTACGCCCACGACGACCCGACGGTCCGGGTGCTGTGGCTGTCCAACGACACGGTGAACAACGTGACGCCGGCGATGCCGTGGGGCACGCAGGACATGGAGAAGGTGTCGTACGTGCCGACGCTGGCGCCGCCCGACCCGGTGCTGGTGTCGAGCCTGGTCAAGGCGCTGAAGGACGCGGGCCCGAACTCGTATCTGATGGTCAACGTCAGTCAGGTCACGTATCTGCGGCTGGACGTGGGCTATTCGCGGACCTGGGAGCCGCGGCTGCTCGAGAACCTCGACAACCGCAAGGAGCTCAAGCGGGTCGTCACCAACGACGACGTGACCATGTACGCGCTGCGGGACCAGCCCGCGGGCAAGGTCCCGCGGCCCGATCCGGGGCCCATCGGGCCGCAGGTGACCTGGACTTCCTGGTCGGTGGTGGGGGCGCTGGCCGCGCTGGCGCTGATCCTGCTGCTGTCGGCCCGTGAGGTGGTACGGGTCGCGGTGCGGCCGAGTGTGCGTCAGCTGCGGTGGCTGCAGAGCAGCTTCTGGTTCTCGCTGCCCCTGCTCGCGGTGTTCCTGGCCGCGCTGGTCCAGCGGTTCCTGACGATGAAGTAGGCGCGCTGCCCGAAAGGGGTCAAGTGGCTCAGCGGCTGCGCCACTTGACCTCGTACGCCTGCATGTCGAACCGTTTGCCGTCGACCTGCGCGCTGATCTTCCGGTTCAGGGTGTTGACGACCAGGACCGTCCTGTCGGTGGCGAGAACACGGACGTTGGGCACGTCGTCCGCGGCGACGGCGGCCGTGCGGTACCGCGTGCCCGGCGGGAACGCTGCGCTGAAGCGGCTCAGCAGGCCGAACATGGGCAGCTCCCGGCCGCCGTCCGCGCCGCTGGTCGGCGTCCACAGGCAGCCCGCGCAGTCCGTGCCCTGCTCGTTCTCCGGGTTCCAGTAGAGGGCGGACGTGGTGCCGCCCTTGGCCAGCGCGATCATTCCGGCGGCCTGGACCGCAACACGGCGGCTCTCGGACCAGCCCTCGCGTTCGTCCCGGCTGTCGGCGGGCTCGACGTAGTACTCGGCCCACCACAGCGGCAGGTTCCCGGTCTGCTGCCGCACCCAGCGGCTCACCGCGGTGAACTTGTCGGTGGCCGCGAACTCGTTCGGCAGCAGTTCGTCGTCGTTGGTGTAGCTGGAGCCGTCGACGACCACGAAGTCGGCGCCGGCCTTGTGCTGGTTCCAGTAGTCGAAGGCGTCCACGATCCGCTGGTCCATGGCGCCCCAGGGACCCTTCAAGGCCGTGGAGGCGTTCGTGGAGCGCGGGTCGACGCTGTCCATCACGAGATACGGCCCGCCCACCATGATCTCGGGGTTGACCTTCTTCAGTGCCTTGTAGACCAGGTTGTACAGCTGGGTGTAGCCCTCGTAGTCCCAGCGGGCCTCGCCGTCGTTCCAGAAGCCCTTGAACTCGTTCCAGACGATGAAGTGCCGTACGTCCGGATAGCGCTTGGCGACGGTCGCGGCGAGCGCGGCGTAGTCCTTGAAGTGCGCCGGTTCCGGGGCGGTCTCCAGGGCCGCCTTGCTCCAGTCGGTGCTGCCGACGCCCGCCTTGCCGCCCTTCATCCAGTCCGGCGCGCAGCACAGGGTGAGCACCGGGGTGGAGCCGGAGGCACGGACGAAGTCGACGCGCCGGTCCAGGTCCTCGAAGTCGTAACGCCCCTTCACCGGCTCGGGGTTGTCGGCACCCCAGCCCATGATGGCCTGGTTCTGCGGCAGCCCGCCGGCGTCGGCGAGCATCCCCTCGACGCGCTCGGTGGCCGCGGAGCTGCCCTCGTCCGCGCTGAACTGGGTGTGCGTGAACCCCCAGCCCACGTCCGGGGTGTCGGCGTCCGGCGTGGTCGTCGGAGCGCCGTGGACCTTGTCGCCGTTGCGTGATGTGCCGTCGGTGCCCGCGCCGTTCCCAGGAAGCGTGTTGAGGAGGGTCACGAGCAGCGCCAGAGCCGCCACGCCCACACCGAGCAGAGCGGTGAGCCGCCACCGCAGTGCCCCCGAATTCCACCCATGACGTGCCATCGGGGACAACGGTATCCGCGAACACGCCTGCGCGGGCAGAGGTCGTGGATGCACAGCTCTGTAACAGCAGACGGAGGACGGACCGGAAGCACGGGACGCCCGCGGCCCAACCGGTGCACCGCGGAAACCGGGTGCGTATGAGGGGTCTTGTGCCGGATCATGGGCCGCATGTCTGCGAACCCACACGACGCGCTGCCGATCCGGCTCAACGTCGACGACAGCGACTCCCCGTCGGACGTCGTCGACGCGCTGTTCCTCGGCCGCTTCGCGACGGGCGAGCAGCCGTACTCCCACGCGGCCAACATCGACCGGGTCCGCTCCGGGGCCACGCTCCTGCCGCCGGGCGCGAAGGTGCTGCGCATCGCCCGCGACGACGACCGCAGCGCGACGCTCGCCGAGGGCGAGGGCTGGACCCTGCTCGTCTCCCGCTGGAACCGCGGCGCCGACGTCACCGTGACGGCGACCGGACCCGAGCTGGCGAAGAAGGTCCTCGACCAGGCCACCGACGGTGCGAAGGACGAGCCGGAGCCCCAGCCGGAGAACGTGACGATGGGCTTTTGGTACGTCTCCCCCAGGCGGGGCCCGCACCGCACGACCCGGCAGATCTCCGCGGGCACCTGGGACGAGGTCCGGGAGAACTACACGGCACCGGTCGCGGACGCCATGGACCGCCTGATGAAGACGACTCCGGAGAACATCGCCGGGCGCCTGCTCCTGCTCCACGGCCCGCCGGGCACCGGCAAGACCTCGGCCCTGCGCACCCTCGCCCGCTCCTGGCGGGACTGGTGCCAGGTGGACTGCGTCCTGGACCCGGAGCGCCTGTTCAGCGACGTCGGCTATCTGATGGACATCGCGATCGGCGAGGAGGACGCGGCCGGCAAGGACCGCTGGCGGCTCCTGCTCCTGGAGGACTGCGACGAGCTGATCCGCGGCGAGGCGAAGCACACGGCGGGCCAGGCCCTGTCGCGGCTGCTGAACCTGACCGACGGGCTGCTCGGCCAGGGCCGCAACGTCCTGGTGGGGGTGACGACCAACGAGGACCTGGAGCGGCTGCACCCCGCCGTCGTCCGCCCCGGCCGCTGTCTGGCCCGCATCGAGGTCGGCCCGCTGACCCGCGGGGAGGCGACGGGCTGGCTCGGCACCGAGGAGGGCGTCGGCCGCGAGGGCGCGACCCTGGCGGAGCTGTACGCGCTGCGCCGGGGGACGTCACCGACGACGCTGCCCGAACCGCGGGGAGACGCCGACGCCGGCCTGTACCTCTGAGGGCCGCGCCGGGGCAGACGGTCCCGCACGACGTGGCCTGGCGGGGCGAGGACGTGTACGCGCACTTCGACAACGTCCCGAACGGTGCCGCCGTACGGGACGCGGCAACGTTCGGGGCTCTTGTTCAGCCCTCCCCGTAACCCGCCCGCAGCGCGTCCCGGACGGCGGCGAGAGCCGCCGACTCGTCCAGCCCGAGCCGCCGCGCCCGCTCCACGTACGCCTGGGCGGCCGACGCCAGCTCCCTCTCCGCGGCCGGGCCCGCCGCGGCGACGAGCGTGCCGTTGCGCCCCCGCGTCTCGATCACGCCGTCACTCTCCAGCGCCCGGTACGCCTTGGCGACGGTGTTCGCGGCGAGCCCGAGCGACTCGGCGAGCCCCCGCACGGTCGGCAGCCGGTACCCCACGGGCAGCACCCCCGCCCGCGCCTGCTCGGAGATCTGCGCCCGCACCTGTTCGTACGGCGGCGCACTGTCGTCGATGTGGATCTTCAGGGTCACCAGCCGATTGTCCCGCACCCGCCGGAAAATGAGAGGCATCCGGGCAAGCCCCCCACGTAGCGTGCGCCTTCATGACCGTGATCGTGCGCGACCTGCGCCCACAGGACCCGGCCGACGTCGACAACTTCGCCCGCGCCCGCCATCTGGCCCTCCCGTTCGTGCTGTGGACCCCGGCCGGTGTCCTGCACCGCCTCGTCCACACCCATCCCGACGCCCGCTACCGGTCCCTGGTCGCCGAGGAGGACGGCGAGGTGATCGGCACGGCCCAGCTCGGCCTCGCCCACGACAACCCGGAGCCGGGCCAGGGCTACCTCAACGTGTACGTACGCCCGGACCGCACCCGGCGCGGCGCCGGCGCCCTCCTCGTCCGGACCGCCGAGGAGTACCTGGCGGCGCACGGCGCGAGCAGGCTGTTCTCCTGGGTCCTGGACGAGCCGCACCACCGCGCCTTCGCCGAACAACGCGGCTACCGGGCCAGCCGCTCCGCCCACTTCCTCGGCCTGGACCTGGCGAACGGCACGCTGCCCCCGCTGCAGTCCCCTCCCCCGGGCGTCGAGCTGCGGACCGCCGCCGACTTCGCTGCCGACCCCCGCCCCTTCTTCGAACTGGACGCGGAGACCACGTCGGACGAACCGAGCGATGTCGAGGCCGAGCTCACGGACTACGACATGTGGATCGAGGAGAGCTGGAAGCACCCGCTCCTCGACCACGCCCTGACGTCGGTCGTCCTCGTCGACGGCCGCCCCGCCGCCTTCAGTGCCGCCCATACGGACGGCACGGGACGCTACGCCACCGCCATGACGGGCACCGCCCGCGCCTTCCGCGGCCGCGGCCTCGCCAAGCTCGCCAAGAACCACTCCCTGCACCGCGCCCGCGCCGCCGGCTGCACCGAGGCCCTCACGGGCAACGACGCCGGAAACGAACCCATGCTCGCAATCAACAAGTGGTTCGGATACGAGATCCGCGCCACGGAGGTACGTCATGTCCGCGAACTCACCTGACCCGAAGCCCCTCCTGGACGTCGTTCTGGTCAAGGCGGGCCGCACGAAGATCCGTTACGAGGCCGAACTCCTCACCGACGACGGCACCCGCATCACCGTCCGCGCCCCCTGGGCGGGCAAGGATGTGCGCGACTTCGGCTTCGTACGCTTCGAGCCTGGTGACGTCTTCACCGAGCACTACTGGCGCGACCGCTGGTACGCGGTGAAGGAGGTCCGCACGGCCGACGGCACCCTCAAGGGCTGGTACTGCGACATCACCCGCCCGGCGACACTGGACGGCGCCGAGCTGGTCGTGGAGGACCTGGACCTCGACCTGTGGGTCTCCGCCGACGGCCGGGACGTACTGCGCCTGGACGAGGACGAGTTCGAGGAGAGCGGTCTGGCGCAGAGCGACCCGGAGGCCGCGTCGGCCGCGACGACGGCCCTGGACGAGCTGGAGGCGTTGGCCCACCGCTTCAGGGACGCGGGGCTGAACCGATCTGCGGCTCCGCCACGGGGCGCGACACGTCACGACGAACCCACGGCCGACACACAGCACTGGCCGCCGATCTCCTAGTCGCCCCTCACCACCACCGCGTACCGCTCGTCGTCCACGTCCTTGCCCCACAACGCGGAGTTCTCCGACAGTCTCTCCACGAGCACCTGGCCGCCGAACGGCTCCACCAGCCCGGCCACCGCGTCGGCCGGTATCCCGGCCTTCCCCCACACACCCTCCACCAGCACGAGCCGCCCGGCCGGCCGCAGCAATCCCCACCACCGCCGCAGCGCCCGGCCGGGATCCGGCAGCGCCCACAGCACATGCCGTGCGAGCACCACGTCGAAGCGCTGCTCCCCCACCGGGGGCGTCGCGGCGTCACCGAGCAGGAACACCGCGTCACGCCCGGCGAGCTTCGCGCGAGCCAGTCCGACCATCGCCGGGGAGAGGTCCACCCCGGTGACACGGTGTCCCTGCTCGGCCGCGAGGAGCGACAGGCTCCCGGTCCCGCACCCGAGGTCGAGGACGTCACCGGCATCGATCGGGAGCCAGTCACGCAGCCTCTCGGCCCAGGCCCCGCGCACCTCGGGATCACGCAGTCCGTGATCCGGCTCCTCGTCGAAGGATGCCGCCTCGGCATCCCAGTCCACGCCCGCCGCCCCGCCGCCACCCCGGTTCTCCGTCATACGCCCAAGAGTGACACCCGCCACTGACACTCGAATCGTGACAGCCGCCACTGACAGACCAGGGACCGATGAGGAACTCTCCCCCAAAGGGTCTACCTCCGTGAGAACGCGGAACTCGGTAGGCACTGAAGGAGGCAGCCATGCGCCGTACCACCGTGCAGAAGCCCCTGAAGAGGACGGACGTCCGCCGGATCCGCGAGGAGGCCGACGCGCGCCCCGCCGGACGGCCCGAGGTCCGCAAGGACATCGCCCGCACGTGGTGGCCCGACGGCTGACGGCGGCTGCCGTGCTCCGTGTCAGACCAGTCGTTTGCGGTAGTGGACGCGGTCATAGGGCCCGTCCACTCGCCGTTCCACGACTTCGTAGCCGAACTTCGGGTAGATCTTCTGGTTCTCCCACATCAGCGCGTTCGTGCAGAGCCTGACTTCGGGCAGCCCATGCGCACGCGCGTGTGTCTCGACGAACCGCAGCAGCCGTCCTCCCACGCCCTGCCCCTGGGCTCCGGGACGGACGGCGACGGTGTCGAGATACAGATGGTCCGCGTGCTCCTCGATCACCACCAGCCCGGTCACGGGGTCCCCTGTGACGAACACTCGTCCCCCGGCCACGTTCGCCGCGTGGTCCCGCTCCATGGGCTGCGGCACGTGCCCGATGCGCTCGATGTAGTGCTCGAACGCCGCGTCGGTCACGGCCTTCACGGTCGGCACGTCGGCCGCTTCGGCGAGCCGGATCTCCTCGTTCGTCATGCGCGCACGCTACCTACCTGATCTCCGTCTCAGCACTCCCTTAAGAGGGCCATAAAGATCGCCACCGGCCGTCACAGGCCGGTGATTTCACGGTTTCTTTGATCCGGCACCCGTCAGTTCCGGTTCCGAGGAGATCCCCCATGCCCGCACGCCGCAAGGCCGTCGCCGCCGTCGCGATGGCCCCGCTCGCCCTGACCGCGCTGGCCGCCGCGCCCGCGGCCGCACACGGCTCGATGGGCGACCCGGTCAGCCGGGTCTCGCAGTGCTACGCGGAGGGCCCCGAGAACCCGACATCGGACGCGTGCCGGGCGGCGGTCACGGCTGGGGGTACCCCCTCTGGGGGAGGCACCCAGGCGCTCTACGACTGGAACGGCATCCGCATCGGCGACGCGAACGGGCGGCACCAGGCACTGATCCCGGACGGCAGGCTGTGCAGCGCGGGCAACGACGAGTTCAAAGGCCTCGACCTGGCCCGCGCCGACTGGCCGGCGACGAGCGTGCACAGCGGGTCGTACACCTTCGAGTACCGCGTGACCGCCCCGCACAAGGGCACCTTCACGGTGTATCTCACCAAGCCGGGCTACGACCCTTCGCAGCCGCTCGCCTGGGACGACCTGGATCTGTCGAACCCGGTGGCGACGGCCACCGACCCGGTCGCCTCGGGCGGCTTCTACACGTTCTCCGGCACCCTCCCCGAGCGCTCCGGCAGACAGCTCCTGTACGCGGTCTGGCAGCGCTCGGACAGCCCGGAGGCGTTCTACTCCTGCTCGGACGTGACGTTCGGCGGCGGCTCCGGCGGCGCGGCGGGCGGTTCGGCCCCTGCCCCGAGCGCCTCCGCTCCCTCCGAGGAGCAGATCGAGGACGGGGCCGGTGAGTCGACGGTCGAGCACCACGGGCACGGTGACAGTGACGCGAGCACGTCGGCGGCGCCGGTGACGGACACCGTGAGCACCCACGTCAACGGCCCCGAGGCGGCGGGCACTTCGCAGCGCCTGGCCGAGACGGGCGGGAACGGCAGCACGTCGTATCTCGCGATGGGCGGTGCGGCCGTTCTCGCGGCCGGCGCGGCGCTCCTGTTCGGTTCGGTCCGGCGGCGGGCGGTGAACGGCGCGGGACGGCACGGCCGTTGAGCGCATGAACTCCGGGGCCTGTCGGGCGGCTCAGGCCGGACAGGCCCCGGCATCGGTCAGCTCAACGCCGACGCGCAGGTGGTGGTGGAGGCATGCGCCGGGTCGAGAGCGTTCGCCACCTCGTGGAAGGCGATCCGGTCGAAGAGTCCGATGGCCGCGTGTTCGGAGAGGTCGAGCGGACACAGGTCCTGGAGCAGCACGTTGTTGACGCCGGATCCGCTGAGGAACTGGCTCCGGTACGGCGTCACGACCTCGTCGTACTTGGTGGCGAGGACCGTGTACCTGACGCCGGGGACGGTGTCGCCGCCCTCGTTGAGCTTGGTGAGGAAGGCGGAACCGACGACCTGGTCGGCGAGGGCGGGGGTGTTGGTGGTCAGGAAGTCCCCGATGCCGGGGAAGTACGGCAGCAGGTTGGTGAGGCCCGACAGGGTGGTGCCGTGGTTGTCGGGGGCGATCCCGACGAGGGCGTTCACCTTGGCGGCACCGCCGAGGAACTTGAGGTAGTAGCGGGGCATCAGGCCGCCCTGCGAGTGGCCGACGAGGTCGGTCTCGGCGGCGCCGGTGGCGGCGAGCACCTTGTCGACGAAGGTCTTCAGCTGTTCCGCCGACTTGTCGATCGGACCGAGACCGTAGATCAGGGGGACGCCGGACAGCTGGCCGTAGTCGAAGGAGAAGACGCAGTAGTCGCGGTCCTCCAGGTAGGGGGCGAGCGCCAGCCAGTTGTCCGTGGAGTTCGCGAAGGTGCCGTGGACGAGGACGACGGGGCGGGGGTGGGCGGCGGAGGGTTTGCAGGAGTAGTCGTTCCAGCCGTGGCTGGGCGCGGCGGCCGCCTGGGCGACACCGGCGGCGGGGACGACGGCGACCGCGGTGGTCAGCAGGAGAGCGGTGAGGGGTCTGAGCAGTCGTTTCCAGGGCAGCATCGTGTGATCTCCTTGCGGCTCAAGGGAGGTGCGATGGCCTTACGCCCTGTGACCCGGATCACGAGGATGCTGTTCAATTCGAAAGTTACGGACGAGTAGTGCACTTGTGAAGTTACGCGTCAGTAAAAACTTCCAGTGATAACCGCGTCGACTGCATCTGCTGATGAACCGTCACCAGGCGGGCCTGATGGGACCATAGGGAGCAATGCGCCCCAATCGCTCGCACAACGCGCGCACTTCACTCTCACCGAGTACGTCGACCCACGTCCGTACGGCCTCGGCGGCGGCCTCCTCCGCCGCACGGGTGCAGGCCCACCCCCGCTCGGTCAGTACGACGAGCCGGGCCCGCGCGTCCGCGGGATGCGGCCGCCGCTCGGCGTACCCCTTGCGCACGATCTCGTCGACCAGCTGACTGGCAGCCTGCTTGGTCACCCCGAGATGGGCCGCGATCTCGGTGGCGGTGGCTCCGTCCGGCGCGAGCCGGGTGAACGCGAAACCCCAGGCGGGCCGCGCCTCGAACCCCCGGGCCACGACCCCGTCGTTGATGCGGTGCGTCAGATCGCCGGCGGCGGCGAGCAGGGCGGCGGACAGGGCGAGGGCTTCGGAGTTCTGCACTCACGCATTGAAACACCGTTGACGAATTGGTCAAGCAGCTTGACTATGAGTCCATATAGTCAAGCTGCTTGACCATAACTCGACCCGTCCCGGAGGCCACCCATGCCCGTAGTCCGCTCGTCCGACGCCGTCACCCACGAGATCCACGGCGCCCGCTTCGTCTCGTACGCCACTCCCCTGAGCGGCGCCAAGGAGCTCTGCGCCTGGCGGGGCGAGATCCCCGCGGGGACGAAGGCTCCGGCGCACACCGTCAACCGCGAGGAGATCTTCCATCTGCTCA
This is a stretch of genomic DNA from Streptomyces sp. NBC_00285. It encodes these proteins:
- a CDS encoding class I SAM-dependent methyltransferase, which encodes MTENRGGGGAAGVDWDAEAASFDEEPDHGLRDPEVRGAWAERLRDWLPIDAGDVLDLGCGTGSLSLLAAEQGHRVTGVDLSPAMVGLARAKLAGRDAVFLLGDAATPPVGEQRFDVVLARHVLWALPDPGRALRRWWGLLRPAGRLVLVEGVWGKAGIPADAVAGLVEPFGGQVLVERLSENSALWGKDVDDERYAVVVRGD
- a CDS encoding GntR family transcriptional regulator, which translates into the protein MTLKIHIDDSAPPYEQVRAQISEQARAGVLPVGYRLPTVRGLAESLGLAANTVAKAYRALESDGVIETRGRNGTLVAAAGPAAERELASAAQAYVERARRLGLDESAALAAVRDALRAGYGEG
- a CDS encoding DUF5925 domain-containing protein, with amino-acid sequence MSANPHDALPIRLNVDDSDSPSDVVDALFLGRFATGEQPYSHAANIDRVRSGATLLPPGAKVLRIARDDDRSATLAEGEGWTLLVSRWNRGADVTVTATGPELAKKVLDQATDGAKDEPEPQPENVTMGFWYVSPRRGPHRTTRQISAGTWDEVRENYTAPVADAMDRLMKTTPENIAGRLLLLHGPPGTGKTSALRTLARSWRDWCQVDCVLDPERLFSDVGYLMDIAIGEEDAAGKDRWRLLLLEDCDELIRGEAKHTAGQALSRLLNLTDGLLGQGRNVLVGVTTNEDLERLHPAVVRPGRCLARIEVGPLTRGEATGWLGTEEGVGREGATLAELYALRRGTSPTTLPEPRGDADAGLYL
- a CDS encoding GNAT family N-acetyltransferase, whose protein sequence is MTVIVRDLRPQDPADVDNFARARHLALPFVLWTPAGVLHRLVHTHPDARYRSLVAEEDGEVIGTAQLGLAHDNPEPGQGYLNVYVRPDRTRRGAGALLVRTAEEYLAAHGASRLFSWVLDEPHHRAFAEQRGYRASRSAHFLGLDLANGTLPPLQSPPPGVELRTAADFAADPRPFFELDAETTSDEPSDVEAELTDYDMWIEESWKHPLLDHALTSVVLVDGRPAAFSAAHTDGTGRYATAMTGTARAFRGRGLAKLAKNHSLHRARAAGCTEALTGNDAGNEPMLAINKWFGYEIRATEVRHVRELT
- a CDS encoding GH39 family glycosyl hydrolase, producing the protein MARHGWNSGALRWRLTALLGVGVAALALLVTLLNTLPGNGAGTDGTSRNGDKVHGAPTTTPDADTPDVGWGFTHTQFSADEGSSAATERVEGMLADAGGLPQNQAIMGWGADNPEPVKGRYDFEDLDRRVDFVRASGSTPVLTLCCAPDWMKGGKAGVGSTDWSKAALETAPEPAHFKDYAALAATVAKRYPDVRHFIVWNEFKGFWNDGEARWDYEGYTQLYNLVYKALKKVNPEIMVGGPYLVMDSVDPRSTNASTALKGPWGAMDQRIVDAFDYWNQHKAGADFVVVDGSSYTNDDELLPNEFAATDKFTAVSRWVRQQTGNLPLWWAEYYVEPADSRDEREGWSESRRVAVQAAGMIALAKGGTTSALYWNPENEQGTDCAGCLWTPTSGADGGRELPMFGLLSRFSAAFPPGTRYRTAAVAADDVPNVRVLATDRTVLVVNTLNRKISAQVDGKRFDMQAYEVKWRSR
- a CDS encoding DUF402 domain-containing protein; the encoded protein is MSANSPDPKPLLDVVLVKAGRTKIRYEAELLTDDGTRITVRAPWAGKDVRDFGFVRFEPGDVFTEHYWRDRWYAVKEVRTADGTLKGWYCDITRPATLDGAELVVEDLDLDLWVSADGRDVLRLDEDEFEESGLAQSDPEAASAATTALDELEALAHRFRDAGLNRSAAPPRGATRHDEPTADTQHWPPIS
- a CDS encoding lipopolysaccharide biosynthesis protein; translated protein: MSDTTTTTEPESTAAKAPEQSGRRLRLPGLGRGAGGGNQLFRNAYALMLNTGISAVLGLGFWLAAARYYSESAVGQGSAAIAAMKFLAGLTAVALTGALARFIPVAGRATGRLIFRTYAGSSLIVAVAAVVFLLTLDVWGPSYRFLHGPLNGLGFIAAVIAWNVLTLQDGVLTGLRNALWVPVGNTVFSAVKLGLLVAFAVAIPTAGVFVSWVAAIAMSVLPLGWLVFRRLVPRHVKATEGRTQPPSLKEIGRFLAGDYTGSLFSLAVVYLIPVIIASQVSSEDNAYFYITTTIGGTCNLLAINMGASLTVEGSHDPGRLAANTRAALKRMVRIMLPVASVLFFGAPWILGVFGEGYADAATPLLRWFAIGAVLRVVMETYFAVLRAQSRTAGLAWMQGLLCVLVLGLTLLLLPRMGLTGAGVAEISSLAVIVTIAAPKLYRTIRQAPAAEIPAGAAPDGDLADLGAREVTVTGRTRRPGWALDQDTLALGIHVDFDHQERRPDVRPGPGTPPTGTPVDRPARDRPTWALRKLPDPGLPVENREPGSESSLGPSEPEVDAPFEVTFDAGQEAVPGAEPEVREEAAFPTESAQPPGPLPPRSWRERLRPTRSGVVLACVLVAALLLYWVPAARLGESDLDRMGGLGLISILPPATLLGAALLVVVFASLLWLGREHKALLLVTLVATVVSLHALPAVIEVEPRFATAWQHLGFIDYIDRTGSAVPDLDARWSWPGFFAVAAFVARACGVTDFTEVIRWWPTAIQLAYLVPMFLLVRHMRASWRAKWTGIWIFVLSGWVGQDYFSPQGFTYLLYLVFVAVLLVWFRAPRVIWTKRRPGEAEVEPTNRRQRAVLLAVLIGLFAASVPAHQLTPFMMLGVLAALVVFRRSELRGLPVLFAVMVTAWICYMAEPYWSGHFDDLFGGVGGVGGNVSSSVSGRIEGGSSTHKLVLYVRVLLAGGVMALACYGWWRRRDHKYREAALLVLTFIPFLGFGMQSYGGEMALRVFMFALPGAGLLAALALFPRTGVTAKERERDRVSLAPVAAFMAGLLLIGGFLVARWGNEPFERIQPGEVAAMDYVYAHDDPTVRVLWLSNDTVNNVTPAMPWGTQDMEKVSYVPTLAPPDPVLVSSLVKALKDAGPNSYLMVNVSQVTYLRLDVGYSRTWEPRLLENLDNRKELKRVVTNDDVTMYALRDQPAGKVPRPDPGPIGPQVTWTSWSVVGALAALALILLLSAREVVRVAVRPSVRQLRWLQSSFWFSLPLLAVFLAALVQRFLTMK